A single region of the Brassica rapa cultivar Chiifu-401-42 chromosome A03, CAAS_Brap_v3.01, whole genome shotgun sequence genome encodes:
- the LOC103860594 gene encoding thioredoxin-like 1-2, chloroplastic, which translates to MDAISPLRAVCGSGGAQYSRTRIDHGLSGFCSFSQENKSKSKLSPVMSIDLKEHPMASNQTLTALSSSYVVPTKTSSIGMSRGMRWWEKSTKVNMLEIHSANHLVDSLLNAGDRLVVLDFYSPGCGGCKSLHPKICQLAESNPNVMFLKVNQEELRTMCHGLNVHVLPFFKFYRGAEGKLCSFSCTIATINKFKKALDKHGSERCSLGPAKGLDSKELMALASVGELKMDLDSLTVHQDVLSSSKASNFFYKPEEQHQKMVV; encoded by the exons ATGGACGCTATTTCACCTCTCAGAGCTGTTTGTGGAAGTGGTGGTGCTCAATACTCCAGGACTAGAATCGATCATGGGCTTTCTGGGTTTTGTTCATTTTCTCaggaaaacaaatcaaaatcgaAACTTTCCCCTGTTATGAGCATTGATCTGAAGGAACATCCCATGGCTTCAAACCAAACACTTACCGCCTTGTCTTCTTCCTATGTAGTTCCT ACAAAGACATCATCAATTGGTATGAGTAGAGGAATGAGATGGTGGGAAAAGTCAACGAAAGTCAACATGTTAGAGATTCACTCTGCTAATCATCTTGTTGACTCTTTGCTTAACGCTGGTGATAGATTAGTTGTTCTTGATTTCTACTCTCCTGGTTGTGGTGGCTGCAAATCTCTCCACCCAAAG ATCTGTCAATTGGCTGAATCAAACCCAAACGTGATGTTTCTCAAAGTGAATCAAGAAGAGCTTAGAACAATGTGTCATGGCCTTAACGTTCATGTGCTCCCTTTCTTCAAGTTCTATAGAGGAGCAGAGGGTAAACTATGTAGTTTCAGCTGCACCATCGCCACC ATCAACAAGTTCAAGAAAGCGTTGGACAAACACGGCAGCGAGAGGTGCAGCCTCGGGCCAGCAAAAGGTTTAGACAGCAAGGAGCTTATGGCTTTAGCGTCAGTAGGGGAACTTAAAATGGATCTGGACTCATTAACAGTGCATCAAGATGTGTTGTCGTCATCAAAAGCTAGCAACTTCTTCTATAAACCAGAGGAACAACATCAGAAGATGGTGGTATGA
- the LOC103860595 gene encoding uncharacterized protein LOC103860595 isoform X2 → MKNREESSGSSGSTTNNPNGEHEPPREINIRPFSSVPSSPRNASSKYDFVKVKVWLGDADHYYVLSRFLVCRMLTVTKIPNHVAVKIALELKKLLIDNSLLDVSQKDLETSLFMLMERRGYGKEYVNRYNMMTKFHHQRVPLVILVCGTACVGKSTIATQLAQRLNLPNVLHTDMVYELLRTATDAPLTSTPVWTREFASSEELIAEFCRECRIVRKGLAGDLKKAMKDGKPIIIEGRHLDPSIYLMTDENKSPSNDPDKSSSKETNSSGDVTSPEEAGSSNTKETEDDSATEEPHSQVEAMTTSVEEELSEKVTHSKIDETVKETEERMKPVDGSGKAKSGPEPIVISIVLKMAEFDHKALLEEWISSRTCGDKYTSKEKERLITNLKTIEDYLCSFNSQGVTVVNISATTFPQTLDWLHNYLLQRIEEGIRSSENETPAKEVVLKKSG, encoded by the exons ATGAAAAACAGAGAGGAATCATCTGGCTCTTCAGGATCAACAACGAACAACCCTAACGGTGAACACGAACCACCTCGAGAGATCAACATCCGACCATTCTCTTCTGTTCCTTCTTCTCCTCGCAACGCTTCCTCTAAATACGATTTCGTCAAG GTGAAGGTATGGCTTGGAGATGCAGATCACTACTATGTTCTGTCTCGTTTCTTAGTCTGTAGAATGCTAACTGTTACTAAG ATTCCAAATCATGTGGCTGTGAAGATTGCTCTTGAGCTCAAGAAGCTTCTGATTGACAACAGTCTTCTAGATGT GTCTCAGAAAGATTTGGAAACCAGTTTGTTTATG CTTATGGAGCGACGTGGTTACGGGAAGGAGTACGTTAATCGCTACAATATGATGACCAA ATTTCATCATCAGAGAGTACCACTGGTGATACTAGTATGCGGAACAGCATGTGTTGGGAAGTCAACAATAGCCACACAACTTGCTCAGAGACTCAACTTGCCTAACGTCTTACAT ACTGATATGGTGTATGAACTGCTACGTACAGCAACTGA TGCTCCTTTGACATCAACCCCTGTATGGACTCGTGAGTTCGCATCATCAGAGGAGCTCATAGCTGAGTTCTGTAGAGAATGCAGAATTGTTCGTAAAg GACTTGCTGGTGATTTGAAGAAAGCAATGAAAGATGGGAAACCCATTATCATTGAG GGAAGACATTTAGATCCAAGCATATACTTAATGACAGATGAGAACAAATCTCCATCAAATGATCCCGACAAGAGTAGCAGCAAAGAAACAAACTCTTCAGGAGATGTAACCTCCCCCGAGGAGGCGGGTTCTTCAAACACTAAAGAAACCGAAGATGATAGTGCTACAGAAGAACCTCATTCTCAGGTTGAAGCCATGACGACATCTGTGGAAGAAGAACTGTCTGAAAAAGTTACACACAGTAAAATCGATG AAACAGTAAAAGAAACTGAAGAGAGGATGAAACCTGTAGATGGAAGTGGAAAGGCGAAATCAGGTCCTGAGCCCATAGTCATATCTATTGTGTTAAAGATGGCTGAGTTTGATCATAAG GCTTTGCTAGAGGAGTGGATATCTTCGCGTACATGTGGAGATAAATATACATCTAAG GAGAAAGAGAGACTAATAACAAACCTAAAGACAATTGAAGACTACCTTTGCTCCTTCAATTCACAGGGAGTGACTGTTGTTAATATATCAGCCACCACTTTCCCACAGACGCTGGATTGGCTTCACAACTATCTTCTTCAG CGTATTGAGGAAGGGATTCGATCGTCAGAGAATGAGACTCCCGCCAAAGAAGTAGTGTTGAAGAAGTCAGGATGA
- the LOC103860595 gene encoding uncharacterized protein LOC103860595 isoform X1, whose product MKNREESSGSSGSTTNNPNGEHEPPREINIRPFSSVPSSPRNASSKYDFVKVKVWLGDADHYYVLSRFLVCRMLTVTKIPNHVAVKIALELKKLLIDNSLLDVSQKDLETSLFMLMERRGYGKEYVNRYNMMTKFHHQRVPLVILVCGTACVGKSTIATQLAQRLNLPNVLHTDMVYELLRTATDAPLTSTPVWTREFASSEELIAEFCRECRIVRKGLAGDLKKAMKDGKPIIIEGRHLDPSIYLMTDENKSPSNDPDKSSSKETNSSGDVTSPEEAGSSNTKETEDDSATEEPHSQVEAMTTSVEEELSEKVTHSKIDAETVKETEERMKPVDGSGKAKSGPEPIVISIVLKMAEFDHKALLEEWISSRTCGDKYTSKEKERLITNLKTIEDYLCSFNSQGVTVVNISATTFPQTLDWLHNYLLQRIEEGIRSSENETPAKEVVLKKSG is encoded by the exons ATGAAAAACAGAGAGGAATCATCTGGCTCTTCAGGATCAACAACGAACAACCCTAACGGTGAACACGAACCACCTCGAGAGATCAACATCCGACCATTCTCTTCTGTTCCTTCTTCTCCTCGCAACGCTTCCTCTAAATACGATTTCGTCAAG GTGAAGGTATGGCTTGGAGATGCAGATCACTACTATGTTCTGTCTCGTTTCTTAGTCTGTAGAATGCTAACTGTTACTAAG ATTCCAAATCATGTGGCTGTGAAGATTGCTCTTGAGCTCAAGAAGCTTCTGATTGACAACAGTCTTCTAGATGT GTCTCAGAAAGATTTGGAAACCAGTTTGTTTATG CTTATGGAGCGACGTGGTTACGGGAAGGAGTACGTTAATCGCTACAATATGATGACCAA ATTTCATCATCAGAGAGTACCACTGGTGATACTAGTATGCGGAACAGCATGTGTTGGGAAGTCAACAATAGCCACACAACTTGCTCAGAGACTCAACTTGCCTAACGTCTTACAT ACTGATATGGTGTATGAACTGCTACGTACAGCAACTGA TGCTCCTTTGACATCAACCCCTGTATGGACTCGTGAGTTCGCATCATCAGAGGAGCTCATAGCTGAGTTCTGTAGAGAATGCAGAATTGTTCGTAAAg GACTTGCTGGTGATTTGAAGAAAGCAATGAAAGATGGGAAACCCATTATCATTGAG GGAAGACATTTAGATCCAAGCATATACTTAATGACAGATGAGAACAAATCTCCATCAAATGATCCCGACAAGAGTAGCAGCAAAGAAACAAACTCTTCAGGAGATGTAACCTCCCCCGAGGAGGCGGGTTCTTCAAACACTAAAGAAACCGAAGATGATAGTGCTACAGAAGAACCTCATTCTCAGGTTGAAGCCATGACGACATCTGTGGAAGAAGAACTGTCTGAAAAAGTTACACACAGTAAAATCGATG CAGAAACAGTAAAAGAAACTGAAGAGAGGATGAAACCTGTAGATGGAAGTGGAAAGGCGAAATCAGGTCCTGAGCCCATAGTCATATCTATTGTGTTAAAGATGGCTGAGTTTGATCATAAG GCTTTGCTAGAGGAGTGGATATCTTCGCGTACATGTGGAGATAAATATACATCTAAG GAGAAAGAGAGACTAATAACAAACCTAAAGACAATTGAAGACTACCTTTGCTCCTTCAATTCACAGGGAGTGACTGTTGTTAATATATCAGCCACCACTTTCCCACAGACGCTGGATTGGCTTCACAACTATCTTCTTCAG CGTATTGAGGAAGGGATTCGATCGTCAGAGAATGAGACTCCCGCCAAAGAAGTAGTGTTGAAGAAGTCAGGATGA
- the LOC103860597 gene encoding MADS-box protein AGL71 isoform X1, which yields MVRGKIEIKRIENQTSRQITFSKRRKGLLKKALELSVLCDAQVAAIVFSQKGKIYEFASSDMKKMMEQCEIYRSGYFHAERLQEERDVQDLKNEVTVMVNRIELLQLHCRKLMGQDLGSCSVDELNEITIQIEKSLTLIRSRKAKVHEEEVGKLKAEIAGTRELVNERATLHEMFEEKPLWMQSGSLESENNALSSSAFENMNISDVETDLFIGLPRRQV from the exons ATGGTGAGAGGGAAAATTGAGATCAAAAGAATTGAGAACCAGACAAGCAGGCAAATCACGTTCTCCAAGCGTAGGAAAGGTCTCTTGAAGAAGGCTCTCGAGCTTTCAGTTCTTTGCGATGCTCAAGTTGCAGCGATTGTCTTTTCTCAGAAAGGAAAAATATACGAATTCGCAAGCTCCGA catgaagaagatgatggaaCAATGTGAGATATATAGGAGTGGATATTTTCATGCGGAGAGACTCCAAGAAGAGAGAGATGTGCAGGATCTCAAGAACGAAGTAACGGTAATGGTGAACAGAATTGAACTTCTTCAACTTCATTGCCG GAAGCTTATGGGGCAAGATTTAGGTTCGTGCTCGGTGGATGAGCTCAATGAAATAACTATCCAAATTGAGAAAAGTCTTACTCTTATCAGATCAAGAAAG GCTAAGGTGCATGAAGAAGAGGTAGGGAAACTAAAAGCGGAG ATTGCAGGAACGAGAGAGCTCGTGAACGAGAGAGCTACGCTGCACGAAATG TTTGAAGAAAAACCCTTGTGGATGCAGTCGGGGAGCCTAGAGAGTGAAAATAATGCATTATCATCATCTGCTTTTGAAAACATGAACATATCGGACGTTGAAACTGATTTGTTCATCGGATTGCCTAGAAGACAAGTGTAG
- the LOC103860597 gene encoding MADS-box protein AGL72 isoform X2 produces MVRGKIEIKRIENQTSRQITFSKRRKGLLKKALELSVLCDAQVAAIVFSQKGKIYEFASSDMKKMMEQCEIYRSGYFHAERLQEERDVQDLKNEVTVMVNRIELLQLHCRKLMGQDLGSCSVDELNEITIQIEKSLTLIRSRKAKVHEEEVGKLKAEIAGTRELVNERATLHEMV; encoded by the exons ATGGTGAGAGGGAAAATTGAGATCAAAAGAATTGAGAACCAGACAAGCAGGCAAATCACGTTCTCCAAGCGTAGGAAAGGTCTCTTGAAGAAGGCTCTCGAGCTTTCAGTTCTTTGCGATGCTCAAGTTGCAGCGATTGTCTTTTCTCAGAAAGGAAAAATATACGAATTCGCAAGCTCCGA catgaagaagatgatggaaCAATGTGAGATATATAGGAGTGGATATTTTCATGCGGAGAGACTCCAAGAAGAGAGAGATGTGCAGGATCTCAAGAACGAAGTAACGGTAATGGTGAACAGAATTGAACTTCTTCAACTTCATTGCCG GAAGCTTATGGGGCAAGATTTAGGTTCGTGCTCGGTGGATGAGCTCAATGAAATAACTATCCAAATTGAGAAAAGTCTTACTCTTATCAGATCAAGAAAG GCTAAGGTGCATGAAGAAGAGGTAGGGAAACTAAAAGCGGAG ATTGCAGGAACGAGAGAGCTCGTGAACGAGAGAGCTACGCTGCACGAAATGGTATAA
- the LOC103860596 gene encoding structural maintenance of chromosomes protein 6B, with the protein MAKPGARPSASFIKQRSGSGTILRIKLENFMCHSNLQIEFGEWVNFITGQNGSGKSAILTALCVAFGCRAKGTQRASTLKDFIKTGCSYAVVHVEMKNQGEDAFKPEVYGDVIIIERRITESASSTILKDHEGKKVSSRKDELRELVEHYNIDVENPCVVMSQDKSREFLHSGNDKDKFKFFFKATLLQQVNDLLQSIYEHLNSATAIVDEMEETIKPIEKEINELRGKIKNMEQVEEIAQKLQQLKKKLAWSWVYDVDRQLQEQTDKIVKLKERIPTCQAKIDWELGKVESLRDRLTKKKAKVACLMDESTAMKREIETCHQSAKTAAREKIALEEEFNHKRNSVQKIKDRVRRLERQVGDINEQTMRNTQAEQSETEEKLRYLEQEIEKAETLLSRLKEEENSLLEKASAGRREMEHIEDMIRDHQKRQNNINSNIYDLKKHQTNKVTAFGGDRVIYLLQAIERHHRRFKKPPIGPIGSHVTLINGNKWASAVEQALGNMLNAFIVTDHKDSLTLRSCANEANYKNLRIIIYDFSRPRLNIPRHMIPQTEHPTILSVLHSDNPTVLNVLVDVSNVERQVLAENYEVGKAVAFGQRLSNLKDVYTLDGYRMFFRGPVQTTLPPIPRKPTRLCASFDDQIKDLEIEASRGQNEINQCMRRKRGAEENLEELELKIRTLKKHRSQAEKVLTTKEFEMRDLKSTVAAENEASSSSSVNELQLEIMKEREEMEEKEAFLEKLQMCLKEAELKANKLNASFENLRESAKGEIDAFEEAENELKKIEKDLQSAEAEKIHYENIMKNKVLPDINEAEANYEELKTKRKESDQKASEICPESEILSLGPWDGSTPEQLSAQINRMNQRLHRENQQFSESIDDLRMMYEKLERKIAKKRKLYQGYREKLMACKTALDSRWGKFQRNASLLRRQLTWQFNSHLGKKGISGHIKVSYENKTLSIEVKMPQDATSNAVRDTKGLSGGERSFSTLCFALALHDMTEAPFRAMDEFDVFMDAVSRKISLDALVDFAIAHGAQWMFITPHDISMVKSHERIKKQQMAAPRS; encoded by the exons ATGGCGAAACCTGGGGCTCGACCCAGCGCTTCCTTCATCAAACAGCGTTCCGGGTCGGGTACTATCCTTAGGATTAAGCTCGAGAATTTCATGTGCCATAGTAATCTCCAGATCGAGTTTGGCGAGTGGGTCAATTTCATCACCGGCCAAAACGGAA GTGGAAAGAGTGCGATATTGACTGCTCTATGTGTTGCATTCGGGTGTAGAGCGAAAGGGACTCAACGCGCTTCCACTTTGAAGGATTTCATTAAAACTGGATGCAG CTATGCGGTTGTTCATGTTGAAATGAAAAACCAAGGAGAAGATGCTTTTAAGCCTGAAGTATATGGTGACGTTATAATTATCGAGCGTAGGATAACCGAGTCTGCTAGTTCTACCATTCTCAAGGATCATGAAG GGAAAAAAGTAAGTAGCCGAAAGGATGAGCTACGGGAACTTGTTGAACATTATAAT ATTGATGTTGAGAATCCTTGCGTAGTAATGAGTCAAGACAAGAGCAGGGAGTTCCTGCATTCTGGAAATGATAAAGATAAATTTAAG TTCTTTTTTAAGGCAACTCTTCTCCAGCAAGTTAATGATCTTCTCCAAAGTATCTACGAGCACTTGAATTCTGCAACTGCCATAGTCGATGAAATGGAGGAAACAATTAAACCAATAGAGAAAGAGATCAATGAGTTGCGTGGAAAGATAAAGAACATGGAACAAGTTGAAGAAATAGCTCAAAAGTTACAGCAGTTGAAAAAGAAACTTGCTTGGTCTTGGGTGTATGATGTGGATAGGCAGCTCCAGGAACAGACCGATAAGATTGTTAAGCTTAAAGAACGCATACCTACTTGCCAAGCTAAAATAGACTGGGAACTA GGTAAAGTCGAATCATTAAGGGATCGCTTGACCAAGAAGAAAGCTAAAGTTGCATGTCTGATGGATGAATCAACTGCGatgaagagagagatagagactTGTCACCAATCAGCCAAGACG GCGGCACGAGAAAAGATTGCTCTAGAAGAAGAATTCAATCATAAGCGAAATAGTGTTCAGAAGATTAAGGATCGTGTTAGAAGGCTTGAACGGCAGGTTGGAGATATCAATGAACAGACAATGAGAAACACTCAG GCTGAACAATCTGAAACCGAGGAGAAACTGAGATACTTGGAACAGGAGATTGAGAAGGCTGAAACACTACTTTCCAG ATTGAAAGAGGAAGAGAATTCCTTACTGGAAAAAGCGTCAGCTGGAAGGAGAGAGATGGAACATATCGAGGATATG ATTCGAGATCATCAAAAgagacaaaataatataaactcCAACATTTATGATCTAAAGAAACATCAAACAAACAAG GTTACTGCGTTTGGAGGGGACAGAGTCATTTATCTTCTGCAGGCTATTGAGAGACATCATCGTAGATTCAAAAAGCCTCCAATTGGTCCTATTGGCTCCCATGTG ACGTTGATCAATGGCAATAAATGGGCGTCTGCAGTTGAACAAGCTCTTGGAAACATGTTAAATGCATTCATTGTGACTGATCACAAAGATTCTCTCACTTTAAGAAGCTGTGCTAATGAAGCCAATTATAAAAACCTTAGGATTATCATATATGACTTTTCGAGACCAAG GTTAAATATACCAAGGCACATGATTCCTCAGACAGAGCATCCAACAATTCTCTCTGTCTTGCATTCTGATAATCCAACCGTTCTTAATGTCTTGGTGGATGTG AGTAATGTTGAGAGGCAAGTACTGGCAGAGAACTATGAGGTGGGAAAGGCAGTTGCTTTTGGGCAAAGGCTCTCAAATCTGAAGGATGTTTACACTTTAGACGGATACAGAAT GTTTTTTCGTGGGCCAGTTCAGACAACTCTTCCTCCTATTCCTCGTAAACCTACGCGACTATGTGCTTCTTTTGATGACCAGATCAAGGATCTTGAAATAGAGGCTTCTCGAGGACAAAACGAGATAAATCAATGCATGAGACGTAAGAGGGGAGCAGAGGAGAATCTCGAAGAACTTGAGTTGAAAATCCGCACACTGAAG AAGCACCGAAGCCAAGCAGAGAAAGTTTTGACGACAAAGGAATTCGAGATGCGAGATTTGAAGAGCACAGTCGCTGCGGAGAATGAAGCATCATCGTCTTCAAGTGTTAATGAGCTTCAACTTGAAATCATG AAAGAACGAGAAGAAATGGAGGAGAAAGAAGCTTTCCTTGAGAAGCTCCAGATGTGCTTGAAAGAAGCTGAACTAAAAGCTAATAAACTTAATGCTTCATTTGAGAACTTACGTG AGTCAGCCAAGGGTGAAATTGATGCCTTCGAGGAAGCAGAGAACGAGCTAAAGAAGATTGAGAAAGATCTTCAGTCTGCCGAAGCG GAGAAAATCCATTACGAGAATATAATGAAAAACAAGGTCCTACCTGATATCAATGAGGCTGAGGCTAATTATGAGGAGCTTAAAACTAAGCGAAAG GAAAGCGACCAGAAGGCCTCTGAAATTTGTCCTGAGAGTGAGATATTGTCTTTGGGGCCTTGGGATGGGAGTACTCCTGAGCAGCTCAGTGCGCAGATTAACAGAATGAATCAGAGACTTCATCGAGAGAATCAGCA GTTTTCTGAATCAATCGATGACCTTAGGATGATGTACGAGAAACTAGAACGAAAGATTGCAAAGAAGCGCAAATTGTACCAAGGCTATCGAGAAAAACTCATG GCCTGCAAAACTGCTCTGGATTCGCGGTGGGGCAAGTTTCAAAGGAATGCATCTTTGCTTCGGCGCCAGCTAACGTGGCA ATTCAACTCTCACTTGGGAAAGAAAGGTATCAGTGGACACATCAAAGTCagttatgaaaataaaactttgtCCATAGAG GTTAAGATGCCGCAAGATGCAACTAGTAATGCCGTTCGAGACACCAAAGGTCTTTCAG GAGGAGAACGTTCTTTCTCAACTTTGTGCTTTGCATTAGCTCTTCACGATATGACAGAAGCCCCATTTCGAGCAATGGATGAGTTTGATGTGTTTATG GATGCTGTAAGCCGGAAAATCAGTTTGGACGCTCTGGTGGATTTCGCAATTGCACATGGAGCGCAGTGGATGTTCATCACTCCTCATGATATCAG CATGGTGAAGTCGCATGAGAGGATAAAGAAGCAGCAAATGGCCGCTCCTCGTTCTTGA
- the LOC103860598 gene encoding terpenoid synthase 25 produces the protein MQTSSMSMSFGPKIIPRTHKVTLYHKTKLSLLPRPLLQNQTLPRKPTKQDSFYVMATSNDLENTRPLAQFTPTFLGDHHFSVPVNDSEIDEIEHEIESVMKPCVRDMLMSFHTCTKDKIRLIHLLISLAISHYFENEIEEILNKTFGELEILTDNEDDLETISIMFEVFRLYGHKMPCVVFERFKGEHDGKFKESVVGDVRGMLQLYQASYLKTKDEDIMEEARSFTRTHLAVTTTHPHLSKLIEHVLYIPRYRCIEIAVAREYISFYKEEEYHDEKLLKFAKLNFSYCQLHYIKELKALTKWWKEIDLASKLPYTFRDRIAEYGLGMVGIYLEPRYSLARVICTKISMIMTVVDDTYDAYGTLPEVTSFTDALQRWDIGAIEDLPSYMQIIFRNLWEIIQDIEREMSSLGRHGGVQPTINEIKSLMKEGYIKIAKWARTGHVPSFEEYMEVGVVTAAMDDMTLYIFLGMEDCDEKIMYEWVASKPKFIHAFNVVLRLTNDIATFEEELKRGEVANGVNCYMKQHSVTQEEAVTELKKMIKDHHEIMMEEFFKASSTVPRQILVRVFNLARVIYLFYKEGDGFGHPGENLKDQFTSLFT, from the exons ATGCAAACTTCAAGTATGTCGATGAGTTTTGGTCCTAAAATTATCCCTCGCACTCACAAAGTCACTCTCTATCACAAGACCAAGCTTTCTCTTTTACCTCGCCCTTTGCTTCAAAACCAAACTCTTCCTCGAAAACCCACAAAACAAGATTCGTTCTATGTAATGGCTACTAGTAACGATCTTGAGAATACTCGTCCCTTGGCTCAGTTTACCCCCACTTTCTTAGGAGATCACCACTTCTCTGTTCCTGTCAATGATTCT GAAATCGATGAAATTGAGCATGAGATTGAATCAGTTATGAAGCCGTGTGTGAGAGATATGCTCATGTCTTTTCACACCTGTACCAAGGATAAGATTCGTCTCATTCACTTGCTTATCAGTCTAGCGATTTCCCATTATTTCGAAAATGAAATTGAAGAGATTCTAAACAAGACTTTTGGGGAGCTGGAGATATTAACCGACAATGAAGATGATCTTGAAACAATCTCTATTATGTTTGAGGTTTTCAGATTGTATGGACACAAAATGCCTTGTG TTGTGTTTGAAAGATTCAAAGGGGAACATGATGGAAAGTTCAAGGAAAGTGTAGTTGGAGATGTTAGAGGGATGTTGCAGTTGTACCAAGCATCATATCTCAAAACAAAAGATGAGGATATAATGGAGGAAGCACGGAGTTTCACTAGGACTCACTTAGCAGTGACTACTACTCATCCACATCTCTCAAAGCTCATAGAACATGTATTATACATACCTAGATATCGTTGCATAGAGATAGCAGTTGCAAGAGAATACATCTCTTtttacaaagaagaagaatatcaCGATGAGAAGCTGCTCAAGTTTGCGAAACTCAACTTCAGCTATTGCCAGCTGCATTACATCAAAGAGCTCAAAGCTCTCACTAA ATGGTGGAAAGAGATAGATCTTGCATCCAAGCTGCCGTATACCTTCCGGGATAGAATTGCGGAGTACGGTTTGGGCATGGTGGGTATATATTTAGAGCCACGATATTCCCTAGCGAGGGTTATATGCACTAAAATTTCCATGATCATGACGGTTGTTGATGACACATATGATGCATATGGTACTCTTCCTGAAGTCACAAGTTTCACTGATGCTTTGCAAAG GTGGGATATTGGAGCCATTGAAGATCTACCAAGCTATATGCAAATCATCTTCCGAAATTTGTGGGAAATTATTCAAGATATTGAACGAGAAATGAGTTCGCTAGGAAGACATGGCGGTGTACAACCAACTATTAATGAG ATAAAGAGCTTGATGAAGGAAGGGTACATAAAGATAGCAAAATGGGCACGAACAGGTCATGTACCAAGCTTTGAGGAGTACATGGAGGTTGGGGTCGTCACAGCCGCAATGGATGACATGACACTCTACATCTTTCTAGGTATGGAAGACTGTGATGAGAAAATAATGTACGAGTGGGTCGCATCCAAACCCAAATTCATCCATGCTTTTAATGTTGTGCTTCGTCTGACGAACGACATAGCCACTTTCGAGGAAGAGCTGAAGAGAGGGGAAGTGGCAAATGGAGTCAACTGTTACATGAAACAACATAGTGTTACTCAAGAAGAAGCGGTTACAGAATTAAAGAAGATGATAAAGGATCACCACGAGATAATGATGGAAGAGTTCTTTAAAGCTTCATCCACTGTACCACGCCAAATCCTTGTGCGGGTCTTCAATCTTGCACGTGTGATCTATTTGTTCTACAAGGAGGGTGATGGATTTGGTCATCCAGGTGAAAATCTCAAAGACCAGTTCACATCTTTGTTTACATAA